One window from the genome of Actinoplanes teichomyceticus ATCC 31121 encodes:
- a CDS encoding MFS transporter, with translation MQLHRPPLVVLGASAFFYVAAETLPVGLLPQISAGLHVSEARVGLLLTSYALVAALSTIPLTALTMRIPRHTLIAATVAIFAVSQAAAAFAPTFPVLALSRLICALAHGVFWSVIGPIIARLAPPEQVGRATALTFLGNSLAIVLGVPLGTALGQWLGWRFAVALMAVGGAVCVALLLAVLPQLPPLPRDMAAGPGRQLRNAVRILRDRRVARLCLVTAVLVIGHFTAYTYIAPLVRRDAGLDGTALSALLLGYGVVGLVTTFLAGRHVDRRPGPLLLILLAVQAGAVALLAPVLGAAPTVLATLLWGGAFTAIPVFLGAAPMRVAPTARDAASAVYVVAFQIGIGGGAFVGERLVAAGRLGTLPLLAAVLAVLAGLLVLASREVFPVRISAAEHHRASAAATADTRQA, from the coding sequence GTGCAACTCCACCGCCCCCCGCTGGTCGTTCTCGGCGCCTCCGCCTTCTTCTACGTCGCCGCCGAGACCCTGCCGGTCGGCCTGCTGCCGCAGATCTCGGCCGGCCTGCACGTCAGCGAGGCCCGGGTGGGCCTGCTGCTGACCAGCTACGCCCTGGTCGCCGCGCTCAGCACGATCCCGCTCACCGCGCTGACCATGCGGATCCCGCGGCACACCCTGATCGCCGCCACGGTAGCGATCTTCGCGGTCTCCCAGGCGGCCGCGGCCTTCGCACCCACCTTCCCGGTGCTGGCGCTGTCCCGGCTGATCTGCGCGCTCGCGCACGGCGTCTTCTGGTCGGTGATCGGACCGATCATCGCCCGGCTGGCCCCGCCCGAGCAGGTCGGCCGGGCCACCGCGCTGACCTTCCTGGGCAACTCGCTCGCCATCGTGCTGGGCGTGCCGCTGGGCACCGCGCTCGGGCAGTGGCTGGGCTGGCGGTTCGCGGTCGCGCTGATGGCCGTCGGTGGCGCGGTCTGCGTGGCGCTGCTGCTGGCGGTGCTGCCCCAGCTGCCGCCGCTGCCCCGGGACATGGCGGCCGGGCCCGGACGGCAGTTGCGCAACGCGGTCCGGATCCTGCGCGACCGGCGGGTGGCGCGGCTGTGCCTGGTGACCGCGGTGCTGGTGATCGGGCACTTCACCGCGTACACGTACATCGCGCCGCTGGTCCGCCGGGACGCCGGGCTGGACGGGACCGCGCTCAGCGCCCTGCTGCTCGGGTACGGCGTGGTCGGACTGGTGACGACGTTCCTGGCCGGGCGGCACGTCGACCGGCGCCCCGGCCCGCTGCTGCTGATCCTGCTCGCGGTGCAGGCGGGGGCGGTGGCCCTGCTCGCTCCGGTGCTCGGCGCGGCGCCGACGGTGCTGGCCACCCTGCTCTGGGGCGGCGCGTTCACGGCCATCCCGGTCTTCCTCGGGGCGGCGCCGATGCGGGTCGCGCCGACCGCCCGGGACGCCGCCTCCGCGGTGTACGTGGTGGCGTTCCAGATCGGGATCGGCGGCGGGGCGTTCGTCGGGGAGCGGCTCGTCGCGGCCGGCCGGCTCGGCACGCTGCCGCTGCTCGCCGCCGTGCTCGCGGTGCTGGCCGGACTGCTGGTGCTGGCGTCGCGGGAGGTCTTCCCGGTCCGGATCAGCGCCGCGGAGCACCACCGGGCCTCCGCGGCGGCCACCGCGGACACCCGTCAGGCGTAA